Proteins from a genomic interval of Amphiura filiformis chromosome 9, Afil_fr2py, whole genome shotgun sequence:
- the LOC140160908 gene encoding protocadherin-1-like translates to MYDLLLLAIDGGVTPLTGSARLNVTVLDSDDHRPQFVRKEYTVSIAENLDVGTEILKVEAHDPDLGTNGQIIYDFSRSVALFDIESDTGAIRTKGRVDYETDTSFQLIVKCSNNVPNPVSDFASVTINIIDVNDNRPTLEVNAIEGSGNYIHIPETSPPSTPLAFVKVSDPDSGSSGEVRLLLSGHYDHFELQMVSATRYFLATKTELDREDVAVYNITIIAEDKGDPIQWRQRKFAIFLDDVNDNAPFFSKPIYYTQIVENNAPDTRIETIIATDLDEGENATVVYSLPGNQHGFAIDSESGELIATSVLDREVASTIAVTVSACDQGRPQPMCNNVSVMLTVLDENDNPPEFVLGTYEFGVYENQLEGTLVGQVQAIDKDMGDNSRVTYAIKTEGAREYFRIDGSSGEIFTKISSLDREVQASYAMVVTATDGGGVRAERTTGVTVLITVLDRNDNAPRIVYPNPQDDAVFIPLHAQPGFVVCQMEAEDYDDGVNARLSYGILDGNIYDIFGMRKGGQLVTSRSLRPQWAGVHFLNLRVKDSGASSIETTAQLTVVIADMSFNESIREDMFFQLYNMTVNTFLKMEADTGQAQGAASKWPVIAVIALGSVAFILLMIFLIVATKCRDKNKNRENQYAAPPANTTDDMNTGSKPPSERKTSGTNSTNISLATSQSSIPSKNIQKWKNAEKNGSIDSRLGNKQMTTFGSNSDVHSDSMQSLHSNSNRRTPDPDAEVQKLLNKLRHQEGGDAADDFSHSSCDSGHGDSDRDTRESNGTNSMSPDINELQNGRAQSYPRLAPLAQISGRSLMNAGGERGSYAASSLCTPECRTLGHSDLCWSQNTINGRPKADSFSGASSSQSRTLPSAGRSAARHQDHAGDPRLRSSGVGRESPSRQSSNSRESPNQLSVPSARMGAHTAVASPNHNQNSGQRSGQSTDRNASSPSKTDAGAGRGGGANTPGAGPLTPISEHPEDNPFDHRGRTHRGDKSSRGRGGKPRAQTDHGRINNNYQPDDRQQRTPTNVTFKDDRTSTNPNGSYSTNRSSHRHAPSPLSNNIRNNVQHGMIVEASGYGSHSSVSSESSSEVNSHGGYSLDDLDGVLERCDIPGMDATITMDKSDQVPFTDWV, encoded by the exons ATGTACGACTTGCTTCTTCTCGCTATTGACGGCGGTGTCACGCCTCTCACAGGATCTGCCAGATTAAATGTGACCGTTCTTGATTCTGATGATCACCGTCCACAGTTCGTACGAAAAGAATACACTGTTAGCATAGCAGAGAATTTGGATGTCGGAACGGAGATCTTAAAAGTGGAAGCACACGATCCTGATTTGGGGACCAACGGACAAATTATTTACGACTTTAGTAGATCTGTGGCGTTATTTGATATTGAATCGGATACTGGTGCTATACGCACTAAAGGCAGGGTGGACTATGAAACTGATACGTCTTTCCAACTTATTGTTAAATGCTCCAACAACGTCCCTAACCCAGTATCTGATTTTGCTTCAGTGACTATTAACATTATTGACGTCAATGATAACCGACCAACGCTAGAGGTGAATGCCATTGAAGGCAGTGGTAACTATATCCATATACCAGAGACATCGCCTCCTTCTACTCCCCTAGCTTTTGTAAAGGTCTCTGATCCTGACAGTGGAAGCAGCGGTGAAGTTCGCCTTCTACTCTCTGGACATTATGATCATTTTGAACTGCAGATGGTCAGTGCCACACGGTACTTCTTAGCAACCAAAACGGAACTAGATCGTGAAGATGTAGCAGTTTATAACATTACTATCATAGCGGAAGATAAAGGTGATCCTATACAATGGAGGCAACGTAAATTTGCTATTTTTCTTGACGACGTCAATGACAATGCCCCTTTCTTTTCGAAACCAATTTACTACACACAAATCGTAGAAAATAACGCACCAGACACCCGTATTGAAACCATCATAGCAACGGATTTAGATGAAGGTGAGAATGCCACTGTGGTGTACTCTTTACCAGGTAATCAACATGGTTTTGCCATAGATTCAGAGTCTGGTGAGCTTATAGCTACATCTGTGTTGGATCGTGAAGTTGCTTCTACAATAGCTGTCACAGTGTCGGCTTGTGATCAAGGAAGACCTCAACCTATGTGTAACAATGTCTCAGTTATGTTGACTGTCCTGGATGAGAATGACAATCCTCCTGAGTTTGTGCTTGGAACCTATGAGTTTGGAGTGTATGAAAACCAATTGGAAGGTACTTTAGTTGGTCAAGTGCAAGCTATAGATAAAGATATGGGTGATAATTCTCGAGTGACCTATGCCATTAAGACCGAAGGCGCTAGAGAGTATTTTCGTATCGATGGCTCTTCCGGGGAGATATTTactaaaatttcttctttagatcGTGAGGTACAGGCATCTTATGCAATGGTTGTGACTGCTACAGATGGCGGCGGTGTGAGAGCAGAACGAACCACTGGTGTTACCGTATTGATAACAGTGTTGGACAGGAATGACAATGCTCCAAGGATTGTATACCCTAACCCACAAGACGATGCGGTGTTCATACCATTACACGCTCAACCTGGGTTTGTTGTGTGTCAAATGGAAGCAGAAGACTACGACGATGGCGTCAATGCTCGATTATCTTACGGAATTCTTGATGGTAATATCTATGATATCTTTGGAATGAGAAAAGGTGGACAACTTGTAACGTCAAGATCGTTGAGGCCACAATGGGCTGGAGTCCACTTTCTAAATTTGCGCGTGAAAGATTCTGGAGCTTCTTCCATTGAAACCACTGCTCAATTAACTGTAGTCATAGCAGATATGAGCTTCAACGAATCAATTCGAGAAGATATGTTCTTTCAGTTATATAACATGACTGTAAATACTTTCTTAAAAATGGAAGCGGATACGGGACAGGCTCAAGGAGCTGCCAGTAAGTGGCCAGTTATAGCTGTTATAGCTCTAGGTTCTGTAGCATTTATTCTTCTAATGATATTCTTAATTGTTGCAACAAAATGCAGAGACAAAAACAAAAATCGCGAGAACCAATATGCGGCGCCACCAGCTAATACAACGGACGATATGAACACAGGTAGTAAACCACCATCAGAGAGAAAAACCTCTGGTACAAACTCTACCAATATATCCCTAGCAACATCACAATCCTCTATCCCAtccaaaaacatacaaaaatggaAAAATGCTGAAAAGAATGGCTCCATTGATTCCAGATTAGGTAACAAGCAGATGACTACCTTTGGCAGTAATTCAGATGTGCATTCAGACAGCATGCAGTCTTTGCATTCCAACTCCAATAGAAGAACACCTGATCCAGATGCAGAG GTGCAGAAGTTACTCAACAAACTGCGACACCAGGAAGGTGGTGACGCCGCTGATGACTTTTCTCATAGTAGTTGCGACAGTGGACATGGCGACAGCGACCGGGACACGCGAGAGTCTAATGGCACAAACAGTATGTCACCTGATATCAACGAGTTGCAGAATGGAAGAGCACAGTCCTACCCCAGATTAGCACCATTGGCACAAATAAGTGGGAGAA GTTTGATGAACGCAGGAGGAGAACGTGGGAGCTACGCGGCAAGTAGTCTATGCACCCCAGAATGTCGTACTCTAGGACATTCAGACCTCTGTTGGAGTCAAAATACCATCAATGGAAGACCAAAGGCAGATAGTTTCTCAGGTGCATCATCGAGTCAATCTCGTACCCTTCCATCAGCGGGACGATCAGCAGCTCGACATCAAGATCACGCTGGTGATCCTAGACTGCGATCGTCTGGTGTTGGTAGAGAGTCTCCGTCCCGTCAATCTTCTAATTCACGAGAATCTCCCAACCAACTTAGTGTTCCTAGTGCAAGAATGGGAGCACATACAGCAGTAGCCTCTCCTAATCACAATCAAAACAGCGGTCAAAGAAGCGGGCAAAGCACCGATCGTAATGCATCTAGTCCGTCCAAAACTGACGCTGGAGCAGGGCGAGGAGGAGGTGCAAACACACCTGGTGcaggacctttgacccctattagTGAACACCCCGAAGATAACCCATTTGATCATCGAGGTAGGACTCATAGAGGGGATAAATCTTCGCGGGGTCGCGGTGGGAAACCTCGAGCTCAAACTGATCATGGGCGTATCAATAATAACTATCAACCAGATGATAGGCAACAAAGAACTCCAACTAATGTTACATTTAAAGATGACAGAACA